GACGCACGCCAGGGCGAGGAACAGCAGCGCCGCGTAGGCGAGCACGCGCGCGTGCACGTTGACGAAGCGGTCTCTTAGCCCTCGGCCCCTCGGCTCCACCACCCATGGCGGCACCGCGGTGATGAGCGCCGTGGCGAGGCCCAGGGCGCCGCTGTAGAGCATCAACTCCTCGGGCATCCTgtgcccggcgccggcgggaggccGGGCGCTCGCGGACGCCTTGACGTAGCCTACGATAGCACCAGACAGCCCCGCGAACACGAACGACGCGACGTCCGAGGACATCGCCGACAACCGTGTGAGCGTGGCGTTATGCCTGCTGAAGTACATCGCCGCCTTGATGTGGCCGCATCCATGGCTCCGTCGTCGCTCTCCGCCGCCAGCTGCAGCAGATCCGTTCCCGTCCAGGTTCATCTGCTGCCAGAAGAGAAAGGCGAGAAACCCAAGGACCAGGAGCAGCAAGGTGACGACGACCAGCAGGTAGTAGAGCGACGCGTCGAGGAGCAGGAGTGACGCGGACGCCGCGAGCGTCATCAAGGCCGTCGAGACGTAGGCGGCGGTGCACATCCTCTCCACGTTGACGTAGATGTCCCGcgggtggtcgtcgtcgtcgtcggaggtggctgtgccggcggcggggaggtcggCCACCATCCCCGCACACAGCACGTTCATCAGCAGTGGCACGGCGTGGAGCCAGACGGTGGTGGTGCCCCACGCTCGCAGGCCGGCGTGGTTGGAGCGGGATATGAAGATTTTCCCGAGGAGCGAGGGGAGCATAACCGCGTTTCTCCCCACCGTCGCCTTTTGGAAGAATGCCTTGAGCCTCTCCGCTACCTCCTTCACATGCCCTGCTCTTGTGACCCCTTCGACAGGACACTGCACGTACCATTGCCCAgtagtaataaaaaattaaacaaccTATAACTGATTGTGATGACATCAATtttaagaaattaattaattaaactcaaGTGGATCCAAATTCCTGGCTGGGTATGATTGTATGTACGAATGCATGCAGCAGAAACAGTACAGGTGAAACAAATATTCATCAATACTCGTATTCATGTTTGAAACACACGCACGATGTTTTACTTGTGGCTAGTCCAGACGTCAATACAAAGTAATAACAAGCTGCTGCTATTTAGGATAAGTTCACTACGAAGCATGTATTCTGCTGAGTAATTATTTTACTCGTGGACTGATAAGGCTAGTAACCTATAGgtggaaaggagaaaaaaaaagaaacggggGAACAGAATGCcaacgaaaaataaaaagataggGGGAGGGGtgtggtttttctttttggcagaGGGTGGTGGGTAGGGagggtgtggggggggggggggggtaatgtGAGCGAAAAAGTTAATGGGCGGCCAGTCGCGCGCACCCTTCCCCGCGCGACCGCGCGCaactggacacgtgtcgcgcgcggagagggggcggcggatgGCGCGCCGCGCTGAAGGGACAGAGAGGcgatttttccctttttttttgttttttccgtttctcttctgtttctggtttttttcctttttttagatGTACGTATTGTAAAGTTTGTATTCGCATGTATACCAAGTTTGTATTcatacgtatacaaactttgtattcgTATTATTCTCTCGGTttttaatatgtacatatacaaagtttatatatgtgtatgcaaagtttgtatacgcgtatgcaaagtttgtatatatgtatattttttatacgacAATTTTTTGGTACACATAAAAATTATACtttgtatacatacgtataaactttatattattaatacaaaacttatacgtatatataaaataatacaaagtttatacgtgtgtgtatgtatatggAAAATCAAATGTGAACCTAAGTTCATATACACCAACAATCTACACCATTGATGGGTCTTGAGATTCGTGCTAGTGAAATGTACCATGCCGTGACAAAATGATGGTTTACTCTATAggggagagatggggaaggTACACAATGCACTGGCACATTTTGATTTATTCCCTAATTTCCCTTTTCTAGTAGTATGCGACAGCGCAAGCATTCATTGATTCAAAGCAAATTTCTATCCTGTACAGGTACGGATAaacattagtatttttttatctctcttcACTTTATAGCtgagtgatatatatatttagatttgttGAACATGTTCATactgatatatcatatatcttTGTTTctatgaaatataaaatttgcaGATGATTTCTTAATGACATTTCTCGAAATAGCatttagaaaatgatttataTATCTAAATAAAGGTGCAAATGGTTTCCTAAAGTTCATACTAATGACATTTCTCTGAAAATGAAACTTGCAAATGACACATCTCTAAATAGCAttcagaaaataatttatatctaAACCCATAACTTGCATAACATTTCAAAGACTGATACCAAATAAATTGACTAGACAACCATGAGAAAAGAAATATGTGCAAATGCAAAACAAAGAGAACACAAAATCCACCCATAGAAAGATAATACAGCCGTTcgggggtgggggggagggggggggggagggatgGAAATACATTATTCTTGAATAAAATATCAATTTACATATATCATCTCATAATATGTTGTGCTGAATctacatcatatatttttagaaatataatatatatttttatcaacaTATTAAATAAACGTTGGtcataacttaaaaaaaaggaaaaccacaAATATTGAACTAATAACAACTAATCTGttcatgaataaaaaaaattatttgttcgAACTACTGTAGTACTACTTGAGGGGCATTTTGGACCACAAAAATTGCAACATATACCATCCCTTGCAGCCACCATGAAGGGAATTAGGTGCACATGTCAAACTATCCATGTAGGTGCATTTGTATGCACCTTGGTTCATAGTATCGAGCTCCTATATACACGTagtgtatatatgcatatatacacgTAGTAGTACTGCTGTTGtaatagtagtactagtactgtacCACGCATGGCGGACCCCTCCGACAGTGGAGGCGGGCGATCCAGTGGGCGGCAGCCAACCCCCGCACGGCTTctggctcccctccccttcctttcctcccctcccagatccggcggaggggaggggcgtcgccggcggtgcgACCGGAGGGGAGGGTGGCGTCTGCGGCAGGGGGAAGGcatgggggcggcggatccggcgatggcgacgggagCGGGTAGCGCGGatccggcgacagcggcgggaGGGGGTGGCGATGGCAACAGCGCaggagcgggcggcggatccggcgacggcgatgggagcaagcggcgacggtgacggcggaaGCGACGGCTACAGTTAggtttattttttggatttttaatttttgcgtgcgggcgaCATAACTACCCCATGCgcgaaaatttgatttttacgTGCGGGTACACCACCAGCATGTAAAAATAGCGATTTTTTAAGATACTTAGGTGCATGCGGTTTGCCCACCTGCACagga
The nucleotide sequence above comes from Oryza glaberrima chromosome 11, OglaRS2, whole genome shotgun sequence. Encoded proteins:
- the LOC127755728 gene encoding uncharacterized protein LOC127755728, coding for MAGMSLQHPWAFAFGLLEGMASVFSALNRMFSRMLSSPTELPLYNNCPVEGVTRAGHVKEVAERLKAFFQKATVGRNAVMLPSLLGKIFISRSNHAGLRAWGTTTVWLHAVPLLMNVLCAGMVADLPAAGTATSDDDDDHPRDIYVNVERMCTAAYVSTALMTLAASASLLLLDASLYYLLVVVTLLLLVLGFLAFLFWQQMNLDGNGSAAAGGGERRRSHGCGHIKAAMYFSRHNATLTRLSAMSSDVASFVFAGLSGAIVGYVKASASARPPAGAGHRMPEELMLYSGALGLATALITAVPPWVVEPRGRGLRDRFVNVHARVLAYAALLFLALACVLAAQEILHGWAVLIAFANLAFAAVCFRVDFLAAAVLQDDDDANGAGVDQEGGGGVTNFFVALYHPSALGMLMAAYSTYAGGKEAAHLSWLFKCFVWLLVGSIVTYLCLMVIKVEMRGTSTLVRRKVELLWTRMSVILALLTLAFCVIAVVVPGSRSEIVAVFD